The following proteins come from a genomic window of Flavobacterium eburneipallidum:
- a CDS encoding AMP-binding protein, translated as MIATKITYKNIHNRFKLNGYHINLEEMYYVAYSFIKEGEPFEQHVGHFLLDWFDDKSYIELSTSGTTGTPKVIKIEKQAMLDSALATGDFFDLKPGDTMLHCLPTNYVAGKMMFVRSFILGLDMKFVEPSSDPLKNIDEEFDFCAMVPLQAKNSLDKLKAKKIKKLIIGGVKVHKALEKELVKLPMKIYETYGMTETITHIAAKKIGEKAFTVLPNVKIFTDERKCLVIKASKISKDEIITNDVVDLVSDKQFSWKGRYDNIINSGGVKLMPEKIEDKLSTLIPRRYFVAGQSDETLGEKVVLYVEGETLAIEETVFDVLDKFEKPKEVIFIPKFRETATGKIMRRESLESVGH; from the coding sequence ATGATTGCAACTAAAATTACATACAAAAACATACACAACCGTTTCAAATTGAACGGTTACCACATCAATCTTGAAGAAATGTATTATGTTGCTTATTCTTTTATCAAAGAAGGAGAACCTTTTGAGCAACACGTTGGACACTTTTTATTGGATTGGTTTGACGATAAATCCTATATCGAATTGAGTACATCAGGAACTACAGGAACTCCAAAGGTGATTAAAATAGAAAAACAAGCCATGTTGGATTCTGCTCTAGCAACAGGAGATTTTTTCGATTTGAAACCAGGTGATACTATGTTACACTGCTTGCCAACGAATTATGTAGCCGGAAAAATGATGTTTGTTCGTTCTTTCATTTTAGGGTTGGATATGAAATTTGTAGAACCTAGTTCTGATCCGTTAAAAAACATTGACGAAGAATTTGATTTCTGTGCTATGGTTCCTTTGCAAGCCAAAAATTCTTTGGATAAACTGAAAGCCAAGAAAATTAAAAAATTAATTATTGGTGGTGTAAAAGTGCATAAAGCTTTAGAAAAAGAATTGGTAAAATTGCCAATGAAAATCTACGAAACATACGGTATGACGGAAACCATTACACATATTGCCGCCAAAAAAATAGGAGAAAAAGCTTTTACTGTTTTGCCAAACGTAAAGATTTTTACCGACGAAAGAAAATGTCTCGTTATCAAAGCAAGTAAAATAAGCAAGGACGAAATTATAACCAACGATGTTGTTGATTTAGTTTCTGACAAACAATTCAGCTGGAAAGGTAGGTACGACAATATCATCAATAGCGGTGGAGTTAAATTAATGCCCGAAAAAATAGAAGACAAACTTTCGACCTTGATTCCAAGACGTTATTTTGTTGCTGGACAATCTGATGAAACTCTTGGAGAAAAAGTAGTCCTTTATGTAGAAGGAGAAACTCTAGCAATAGAAGAAACTGTTTTTGATGTTTTGGATAAATTCGAAAAACCAAAAGAGGTAATTTTTATTCCAAAATTTAGAGAAACTGCTACTGGTAAAATTATGAGAAGAGAAAGTTTAGAGTCTGTTGGTCACTAA
- a CDS encoding DoxX family protein, giving the protein MNSVKSLNKWANAHTYLPVDLVRITLGVFLFFKGVYFITNIQYLQDLISPIDQFGGGMMLLHYIAPAHIMGGIMIAFGLLTRWAIMAQLPILMGAVIINFMGQMHSQNLLFSLLTFVVCIAFLIYGSGKNSADYYFKMQE; this is encoded by the coding sequence ATGAACAGCGTAAAAAGTTTGAATAAATGGGCCAATGCGCACACTTATTTACCCGTAGATTTGGTTCGAATAACACTGGGTGTTTTCTTGTTCTTTAAAGGCGTTTATTTTATCACTAACATTCAGTATTTACAAGATTTAATATCTCCGATAGACCAGTTTGGTGGTGGAATGATGCTTTTGCATTATATTGCTCCAGCTCATATTATGGGAGGAATAATGATTGCTTTTGGATTGCTGACTAGATGGGCAATTATGGCACAATTACCTATATTGATGGGAGCTGTTATTATCAATTTTATGGGGCAAATGCACTCTCAAAATTTATTGTTTTCCTTGTTGACTTTTGTAGTTTGTATTGCCTTTTTAATTTATGGAAGCGGTAAGAATTCGGCAGATTATTATTTTAAAATGCAAGAATAA
- a CDS encoding acyl-CoA carboxylase subunit beta: MDLNFNKNEDHNKLLLADLRQKFSKVKLGGGEKRIQKLHSEGKMTARERVDYLLDAKAKSIEIGAFVGEGMYAEHGGCPSGGVIVKIGYIKGKQCIVVANDATVKAGAWFPITAKKNLRAQEIAMENRLPIIYLVDSAGVYLPLQDEIFPDKEHFGRIFRNNALMSGMGITQISAVMGSCVAGGAYLPIMSDEAMIVDKTGSIFLAGSYLVKAAIGESIDNETLGGATTHCEISGVTDYKAKDDKDALDKIKNIVDKIGDYNKAGFSRIKSEKPALEEKDIYGILPKARNEQYDMMEIIHRLVDNSEFEAYKDGYGQTIITGYARIDGWAVGIIANQRKVVKTKKGEMQFGGVIYSDSADKATRFIANCNQKKIPLVFLQDVTGFMVGSKSEHGGIIKDGAKMVNAVSNSVVPKFTIIIGNSYGAGNYAMCGKAYDPRLIAAWPSAELAVMGGTQAAKVLAQIEASSLKAKGEIVDEAREKELFDKIKARYDEQVSPYYSASRLWTDAIIDPLDTRTWISMGIEAANHAPIEKKFNLGVIQV, translated from the coding sequence ATGGACTTGAACTTCAATAAAAACGAAGACCACAATAAACTACTTCTTGCTGACTTGCGTCAAAAATTTTCCAAAGTCAAACTAGGTGGAGGCGAAAAACGCATCCAAAAATTACATTCAGAAGGCAAAATGACAGCGCGAGAACGCGTTGATTATTTGCTGGATGCCAAAGCAAAAAGTATTGAAATTGGAGCTTTTGTTGGCGAAGGAATGTATGCTGAACACGGTGGCTGTCCATCGGGTGGTGTGATTGTAAAAATAGGATATATCAAAGGAAAACAATGTATAGTTGTTGCCAATGATGCTACTGTAAAAGCGGGAGCTTGGTTTCCAATTACTGCAAAAAAGAATTTGCGAGCGCAAGAAATTGCAATGGAAAACAGATTGCCTATCATTTATTTGGTGGATTCTGCAGGTGTTTATTTGCCTTTACAAGATGAAATTTTTCCTGATAAAGAACACTTTGGACGCATCTTCAGAAACAATGCTTTGATGAGTGGTATGGGAATTACCCAAATTTCGGCCGTTATGGGAAGCTGTGTTGCTGGTGGTGCTTATCTTCCTATCATGAGTGACGAGGCTATGATTGTCGATAAAACAGGAAGTATTTTTTTGGCAGGAAGTTATTTGGTCAAAGCCGCAATTGGAGAAAGTATTGACAACGAAACCCTTGGAGGAGCAACAACACATTGCGAAATTTCAGGAGTGACGGATTATAAAGCCAAAGATGACAAAGACGCTTTAGACAAAATAAAAAATATCGTTGACAAAATTGGTGATTATAACAAAGCAGGATTTAGCCGAATCAAATCAGAGAAACCCGCTTTAGAAGAAAAAGATATTTACGGCATTTTGCCAAAAGCTCGAAATGAGCAATACGATATGATGGAAATCATTCATCGCTTGGTGGATAATTCCGAGTTCGAAGCCTACAAAGATGGTTACGGACAAACCATAATTACAGGTTATGCCAGAATTGACGGATGGGCAGTAGGAATCATTGCCAATCAAAGAAAGGTTGTCAAAACCAAAAAAGGCGAAATGCAATTTGGCGGCGTAATTTACTCCGATTCTGCGGACAAAGCCACTCGTTTTATTGCCAATTGCAATCAAAAGAAAATTCCATTAGTTTTCCTTCAGGACGTTACCGGTTTTATGGTGGGTTCTAAATCAGAACACGGCGGAATCATAAAAGATGGAGCCAAAATGGTGAATGCAGTTTCCAATTCGGTTGTGCCTAAATTCACTATCATTATTGGAAATTCGTATGGAGCAGGAAATTATGCGATGTGCGGAAAGGCTTATGACCCTAGATTAATAGCTGCTTGGCCAAGTGCAGAATTAGCCGTTATGGGCGGAACGCAAGCCGCCAAAGTATTAGCTCAAATTGAAGCCTCTTCGCTTAAAGCCAAAGGAGAAATCGTGGATGAAGCAAGGGAAAAAGAATTGTTCGATAAAATCAAAGCTCGATACGACGAACAAGTTTCTCCTTATTATTCGGCTTCCCGACTCTGGACGGATGCGATTATTGATCCTTTGGATACTCGAACTTGGATTTCGATGGGAATTGAAGCAGCCAATCATGCGCCAATTGAAAAGAAATTTAACTTGGGAGTCATTCAAGTTTAG
- the lpxD gene encoding UDP-3-O-(3-hydroxymyristoyl)glucosamine N-acyltransferase — MTYTIQEINEVLKGTIVGDTSVKITAPEQLGLATASEISFIGNRKYEKLWENSKASVAVVNEDISIEPGEGRAFIKVKNADLAMSQILELFAPPTPIFHTDIHPTAVVDPTAIIGNGTRIGAGSYIGPKVELGENVTIYPNVTILDECTIGKNTIIWSGAVIRERCHLGSHCIIHPNATIGADGFGFRPCPERGLVKVPQIGNVILGNGVEIGANACVDRGKFSSTVLGDGCKIDNLVQIGHNSKLGKCCIMAGNSGLAGSVTLGNGVIIGGSASIKDHTTIGDGAIVGAGSGVVSDIPAGKTMLGYPAVEARDALKQWAILKRLVNESKK, encoded by the coding sequence ATGACCTATACCATACAAGAAATCAACGAAGTTTTAAAAGGCACAATTGTTGGCGATACTTCTGTAAAAATTACCGCTCCCGAACAATTAGGATTAGCCACTGCTTCTGAAATTTCTTTTATTGGAAACAGAAAATATGAAAAACTTTGGGAGAATTCCAAAGCTTCTGTGGCAGTTGTCAATGAAGATATTTCGATAGAACCAGGCGAAGGAAGGGCTTTTATAAAAGTAAAAAATGCCGATTTGGCGATGTCCCAAATTTTAGAGCTTTTTGCTCCGCCAACACCCATATTTCATACAGATATTCATCCAACAGCGGTTGTAGATCCAACAGCGATTATCGGAAACGGAACCCGAATTGGTGCCGGAAGTTACATTGGTCCAAAAGTAGAACTTGGCGAAAACGTAACTATTTATCCTAATGTCACTATTCTTGACGAATGTACCATTGGAAAAAACACCATCATTTGGTCAGGAGCAGTAATTCGCGAGCGTTGCCATTTAGGAAGTCATTGTATTATTCATCCCAATGCTACCATTGGTGCCGATGGTTTTGGATTTCGCCCTTGTCCTGAAAGAGGCTTGGTCAAAGTACCTCAAATAGGAAACGTAATTCTAGGAAATGGTGTCGAAATTGGAGCCAATGCTTGTGTAGATAGAGGAAAATTTAGTTCTACCGTTTTAGGTGATGGCTGTAAGATTGATAATCTAGTTCAAATTGGTCACAATAGTAAACTAGGTAAATGTTGCATCATGGCAGGAAATTCTGGATTAGCAGGTTCTGTAACTTTAGGAAATGGTGTTATCATTGGCGGAAGCGCCTCTATAAAAGACCACACCACTATTGGCGACGGTGCAATTGTTGGTGCAGGTTCTGGTGTTGTTAGCGACATTCCGGCTGGTAAAACAATGTTAGGTTATCCAGCGGTTGAAGCCCGTGATGCTCTAAAGCAATGGGCTATTTTAAAACGATTGGTCAACGAATCGAAGAAATAA